The Natrinema salifodinae genome includes a window with the following:
- a CDS encoding ester cyclase, with protein MEANKELVKQASFETYTEGNTDVIDELVSDSYVLHDPTSPEAIRGREAFKEHVESIRRAFPDLTTTIEHTAVEGDLVAVQFTVGGTHEGPFPDLDLEPTGETFEMDGMEFDRIEDGQLAETWLVFDSLAFAQQLGAVPDEDSATVH; from the coding sequence ATGGAAGCGAATAAAGAACTCGTCAAGCAGGCCTCGTTCGAGACGTACACCGAAGGCAACACGGACGTTATCGACGAACTGGTGAGTGACAGCTACGTGCTTCACGATCCCACGAGTCCCGAAGCGATCCGCGGTCGTGAGGCGTTCAAAGAACACGTCGAGTCGATCCGACGTGCCTTCCCGGACCTCACTACCACGATCGAACACACCGCTGTCGAAGGCGATCTCGTTGCGGTGCAGTTCACCGTCGGCGGAACGCACGAAGGACCGTTTCCCGATCTCGACCTCGAACCGACCGGCGAGACGTTCGAAATGGACGGGATGGAATTCGACCGGATCGAGGACGGCCAACTGGCCGAAACGTGGCTCGTGTTCGATTCGCTCGCGTTCGCACAGCAATTGGGAGCGGTTCCTGATGAGGACAGTGCCACCGTGCACTAG
- a CDS encoding MEDS domain-containing protein, translated as MNQTVGRYDQPEVLDLENGLEAFQSSPEFRGPVEPFDGHTCNDHFAHIYETHEEMFEAAIPFIRHGLERGERVMYIIEKGTEAEVREAMRDAGLDVDTALTAGALTFHTVQETYLRNGSFDPDEMIDFYGEMVTEATEDHEALRIVAEMTWLNNDDTSVEQFIEYEQKINDLFDHTDSLAICQYNRNLFAPEVIRNVVQTHPHLIYDGAACHNVYYTPPEEFFGADAPARENERMLQTLRDRTIAKAQLHRRERFLQYLYEVSSDPTLSFEEKLQALFDLGCEQFGLELGAMAKVDPDADQFEIEFVSDDHEYFEAGLELPLSETYCTAATNTSGIGSVADPVEAGYDDIYVHNEFGIKTYLGTYIEVEGDDNRTFFFVSEEPRDEDFSANERTFQRLLGQWVKYELERQQREQFLHKCYEITSDPALDFEEKLEQLLELGCDQFGLEIAGLNHLPSWDGKFRLEKGIGLGLDSDEELWTDPDNGCYCRQTMTEDSPVEMVDVRDTHWAEDTIYQEFGLTSYLGTKVSTGAAPYGTLWFGSTELRERPFSETERSFIELMGQWVSYEIERRENNDSQRKLYEITANPDLDPDEKIDQLLEVGCKRLNLPIGMLTRKREQAFEIEHMHGTHPELDEGSLTPPLTDNYCRRVVNTGNSISVGDAGAAGWDGDALYHEFDLKCYSGTQVFVRGENYGTVCFTDLATREEFTEAEQVFLDILGQCVSYEIERQQHEADLKETIDQLEQSNDRLRQFAYAASHDLQEPLRMVSTYLQLLENRYKEDLDEDAQEFINFAVNGADRMRAMVDDLLAFSQVEHAGNEFDSVDCDAVLDHVTDDLQIQIEENDAEIISESLPTVRGDQEQLEHLFSNLVSNAIKYNESNQPRVEISADQRSNRWEFAVTDNGIGIYPDETDKIFEVFKRLHHDDEYSGTGVGLSLCQNIVNNHYGEIWVESEPDEGSTFSFTLPAGENPTQ; from the coding sequence ATGAATCAAACCGTTGGACGCTATGACCAGCCAGAAGTACTGGACCTCGAAAACGGTCTCGAGGCATTTCAGTCCAGTCCTGAGTTCCGGGGCCCGGTTGAACCGTTCGACGGGCATACCTGCAACGATCACTTCGCACATATCTATGAGACACATGAGGAGATGTTTGAGGCTGCCATCCCGTTTATTCGGCATGGACTCGAGCGCGGCGAGCGCGTCATGTATATCATCGAGAAGGGTACTGAAGCCGAGGTGCGGGAAGCGATGCGCGACGCCGGACTTGACGTTGATACCGCGCTTACTGCGGGCGCATTGACGTTCCACACCGTACAGGAGACCTATCTCCGAAACGGATCGTTTGACCCCGACGAGATGATCGACTTCTACGGTGAGATGGTCACCGAGGCTACTGAGGACCACGAGGCGCTCCGGATTGTCGCCGAGATGACGTGGCTCAACAACGATGATACGTCGGTCGAGCAGTTCATAGAGTACGAACAGAAAATCAACGATCTCTTCGACCACACGGATTCGCTTGCGATCTGCCAGTACAACCGCAACTTGTTCGCACCGGAGGTCATCCGGAACGTCGTCCAGACGCATCCGCATCTCATCTACGACGGCGCTGCATGCCACAACGTCTACTACACGCCACCAGAGGAGTTCTTCGGTGCCGATGCACCAGCCCGTGAAAACGAGCGCATGCTCCAGACGCTCCGGGACCGGACCATAGCGAAGGCCCAACTCCACCGCCGCGAACGATTCCTGCAATATCTCTACGAAGTCTCGTCCGATCCCACGCTCTCATTCGAGGAGAAACTGCAGGCACTGTTCGATCTCGGATGCGAGCAGTTTGGCCTCGAACTCGGGGCGATGGCCAAGGTCGACCCCGACGCCGATCAGTTCGAGATCGAATTTGTGAGTGACGATCACGAGTACTTCGAGGCAGGTCTCGAACTCCCTCTGTCGGAAACGTACTGCACCGCAGCGACCAACACCAGCGGGATCGGGAGCGTGGCTGATCCCGTTGAGGCCGGGTACGATGATATCTACGTTCATAATGAGTTCGGCATCAAGACGTATCTCGGCACCTATATCGAGGTCGAGGGCGACGACAACCGAACGTTCTTCTTCGTGTCCGAGGAGCCGCGCGACGAGGACTTCTCGGCTAACGAGCGCACGTTCCAGCGGTTGCTGGGGCAGTGGGTCAAGTACGAACTCGAACGCCAGCAACGCGAACAGTTCCTCCACAAGTGTTACGAGATCACGTCCGATCCCGCCCTCGACTTCGAGGAGAAACTCGAGCAGTTACTCGAACTCGGGTGCGACCAGTTCGGCCTCGAGATCGCCGGACTGAATCACTTGCCGTCATGGGACGGCAAATTCCGACTCGAGAAGGGCATCGGACTCGGCTTAGATTCCGATGAGGAGCTATGGACCGACCCGGACAATGGCTGTTACTGCCGTCAGACCATGACCGAGGATAGTCCGGTCGAGATGGTCGACGTGCGCGACACCCATTGGGCCGAGGATACGATCTACCAAGAGTTTGGACTAACGAGCTACCTCGGGACGAAAGTGTCGACCGGAGCCGCACCATACGGCACGCTCTGGTTTGGGAGTACCGAACTACGGGAGCGACCGTTTTCGGAGACCGAGCGCTCGTTTATCGAGTTGATGGGGCAGTGGGTCAGCTACGAAATCGAGCGGCGCGAAAACAATGATTCCCAGCGGAAGCTCTACGAAATCACCGCAAATCCCGATCTCGATCCTGACGAGAAGATTGATCAATTGCTAGAAGTCGGCTGCAAGCGGCTGAACCTACCAATTGGGATGCTCACTCGCAAACGCGAGCAGGCATTCGAGATCGAGCATATGCACGGTACGCATCCCGAGCTTGACGAAGGGTCGCTCACCCCGCCGTTGACGGACAACTACTGCCGTCGCGTCGTCAACACTGGCAACTCGATTAGTGTCGGCGACGCTGGGGCGGCCGGATGGGACGGCGACGCGCTCTACCACGAATTCGATCTCAAATGTTACTCTGGGACACAGGTGTTCGTCCGCGGTGAGAACTATGGCACCGTCTGTTTCACGGATCTGGCCACCCGAGAAGAATTCACCGAGGCGGAGCAGGTGTTTCTCGATATCCTCGGCCAGTGCGTGAGCTACGAAATCGAACGCCAACAGCATGAGGCCGACCTCAAGGAAACAATCGATCAACTAGAACAGTCCAATGACCGACTGAGGCAGTTCGCCTATGCCGCCTCGCACGACCTACAGGAACCGCTCCGGATGGTTTCAACGTATCTACAGCTACTGGAGAACCGGTACAAGGAGGATCTCGACGAGGACGCGCAGGAATTCATCAATTTCGCAGTCAATGGAGCTGACCGGATGCGGGCAATGGTCGATGATCTGCTTGCGTTCTCACAGGTCGAACACGCCGGTAACGAGTTCGATTCAGTTGACTGTGACGCAGTCCTCGACCACGTCACCGACGATCTCCAGATACAGATCGAGGAGAACGACGCGGAGATCATCAGCGAGTCACTTCCGACGGTGAGAGGCGACCAAGAGCAACTCGAACACCTATTCAGTAATCTCGTCTCAAACGCTATCAAGTATAACGAAAGTAATCAGCCGCGCGTCGAAATCTCGGCCGACCAGCGGTCTAACCGCTGGGAATTCGCAGTTACCGATAACGGAATTGGGATCTATCCAGACGAAACGGACAAGATATTTGAAGTTTTCAAGCGGCTCCACCACGATGACGAGTACTCGGGGACAGGGGTCGGTCTCTCGCTATGCCAAAATATTGTCAACAATCACTATGGAGAAATCTGGGTCGAGTCCGAACCTGATGAGGGATCGACGTTCTCATTTACGCTTCCCGCGGGCGAGAATCCGACGCAGTAA
- a CDS encoding PAS domain S-box protein, whose amino-acid sequence MSTRAGANEEGFWRDVDDDVALHRYQTLVDTIADGIYQLDADGYFVAVNNVILETTGYARDELLGEHVSLLFDDADIERIEREIESRLETNGDDIATFELAARTADGDTVPFELRLNPLIEDSEFRGTIGVARDRSEKERRQDTVESTKASHESITSIIDKADIGVCVLTEDSEVAWADETLERYFGLERADLLERNSWTVIDDTLKTRFADPNRFAETILSSYDDNIYIDSFECRVSGDRDTVEERWLKYQSKPIESGEFAGGRVELYYDITDQKQSEGALQESKEEFESLVDAVEEYAIFRLDTDGHVISWNRGAQNLKGYDREEILGEHFSTFYTSADRAEDVPKRNLETATEKGSVEDEGWRVRKDGARFWANVTITEIRDDDGTHRGYLKVTRDMTTRHKREQELESELQRILSRISDAFYAVDVEYRFTHVNERAAELLQHSEEELLGEQLWDVFPDLVDLDEVWDAFHTALETQEPTSYELYYDTLDFWVEANLYPSETGISVYFRDVTRRREREQALEKSEQRYRTLAEYFPNGVVMLFNHDLEYTLAAGQGFDRIPVAPADLEGYQFHDVWPDETADAIKPALDAALNGEEQSVELEYAGREWVLYAVPITDSRGDIFAGVTMAHDITERKENERKLEKTISRLEESNKRLEQFAYAASHDLQEPLRMVSSYLQLIERRYADEFDEEGEEFLEFAVDGADRMRNMIEGLLAYSRIETEGEPFEPVNLDSILESVLEDLQLQIEETNAEITTEHLPRVAGDASQLRQVFQNLLSNALEYSGDEPPQVHVDCDQRGREWTISVRDEGVGMDPDDQDRIFEVFERLHGREEHSGTGIGLAICQRVIERHGGDIWVDSEPGAGTTFSFTLPAARNPTQ is encoded by the coding sequence ATGAGTACTCGTGCGGGCGCTAACGAAGAGGGATTTTGGAGAGATGTCGACGACGATGTCGCGCTCCATCGATACCAGACGCTCGTAGACACGATTGCTGATGGGATCTACCAACTCGATGCGGACGGGTATTTCGTGGCTGTCAACAATGTTATCCTCGAGACGACTGGCTATGCTCGTGACGAACTCCTCGGTGAACACGTCTCGCTTCTCTTCGATGATGCCGATATCGAACGCATCGAACGCGAAATAGAGAGCCGACTCGAAACGAATGGCGACGACATCGCTACCTTCGAACTCGCCGCCCGTACTGCTGACGGCGACACAGTTCCATTCGAACTGCGGCTCAACCCGTTGATAGAGGACAGTGAGTTTCGGGGGACAATCGGCGTCGCTCGTGATCGCTCCGAGAAAGAACGCCGACAGGACACAGTCGAATCAACGAAGGCATCGCACGAGTCGATTACGAGCATCATCGACAAGGCCGATATCGGCGTCTGCGTCCTCACTGAGGACTCCGAGGTCGCATGGGCCGACGAAACTCTCGAACGGTACTTCGGTCTCGAGCGTGCGGACCTCCTCGAGCGGAACAGCTGGACGGTCATCGACGATACCCTCAAGACCAGATTCGCGGACCCGAACCGCTTCGCTGAAACCATCCTCTCTTCGTACGATGACAATATCTATATTGACAGTTTCGAGTGTCGGGTCAGCGGCGACAGAGACACCGTCGAAGAACGATGGCTCAAGTACCAGAGTAAACCGATTGAATCGGGGGAATTCGCCGGTGGGCGGGTCGAACTGTACTACGATATTACCGATCAGAAGCAATCGGAAGGGGCTCTACAGGAAAGTAAAGAAGAGTTCGAGTCCCTGGTTGATGCAGTCGAGGAGTACGCGATCTTCCGGTTAGACACGGATGGACACGTCATCAGTTGGAACAGAGGCGCACAGAACCTCAAGGGCTACGACCGCGAGGAGATCCTTGGCGAGCATTTTTCGACGTTTTATACCAGTGCAGATCGTGCGGAAGACGTTCCTAAACGGAACCTCGAGACTGCGACCGAGAAGGGTTCCGTTGAGGATGAGGGATGGCGCGTTAGAAAGGACGGCGCGCGATTCTGGGCGAACGTAACGATCACGGAGATTCGAGACGATGATGGCACTCATCGTGGGTATCTCAAGGTAACACGCGATATGACTACCCGTCATAAACGTGAACAGGAACTCGAAAGCGAACTCCAGCGTATTCTCAGCAGGATCTCCGACGCGTTCTACGCGGTTGACGTCGAGTACCGGTTCACCCACGTCAACGAACGCGCTGCGGAACTCCTCCAACACTCCGAGGAGGAACTACTCGGCGAGCAACTCTGGGACGTATTTCCCGATCTCGTTGATCTCGATGAAGTCTGGGATGCCTTCCACACAGCGTTGGAAACACAAGAACCGACCAGCTACGAACTCTACTACGATACGCTCGACTTCTGGGTCGAGGCCAATCTCTATCCCTCCGAAACCGGTATCTCGGTTTACTTCCGCGATGTCACTAGACGCCGAGAGCGCGAACAGGCACTCGAGAAGTCTGAACAGCGCTACCGCACCCTCGCCGAGTACTTCCCGAACGGCGTCGTCATGCTGTTCAATCATGACCTCGAATACACGTTAGCGGCTGGTCAAGGATTCGATAGAATACCGGTCGCACCAGCCGATCTCGAGGGTTACCAGTTCCACGACGTCTGGCCCGACGAGACCGCTGACGCTATCAAGCCAGCGTTGGACGCTGCCCTCAACGGCGAGGAGCAATCAGTCGAACTTGAATACGCCGGTCGGGAATGGGTGCTCTACGCGGTCCCGATCACTGACAGCCGCGGTGATATCTTTGCCGGGGTGACGATGGCTCACGATATCACCGAACGGAAGGAGAACGAGCGCAAACTCGAAAAGACGATTTCGCGACTCGAGGAGTCCAACAAACGGTTAGAACAGTTCGCCTACGCAGCGTCGCACGATCTGCAGGAACCGTTACGGATGGTCTCGAGTTATCTCCAACTCATCGAGCGCCGCTACGCCGACGAGTTCGACGAGGAGGGCGAGGAGTTCCTCGAGTTCGCCGTCGATGGTGCAGATCGGATGCGGAACATGATCGAGGGGTTACTGGCGTACTCGCGGATCGAGACGGAGGGTGAGCCATTCGAACCAGTTAATCTCGATTCCATCCTCGAGAGCGTACTGGAGGATTTACAACTCCAGATCGAGGAGACGAACGCCGAAATCACGACCGAACATCTACCTCGCGTTGCGGGTGACGCCAGTCAGTTGCGGCAGGTGTTCCAGAATCTCCTGAGCAACGCACTCGAGTACAGCGGGGACGAGCCACCGCAGGTTCACGTCGATTGCGACCAACGGGGTCGAGAGTGGACGATCTCGGTTCGCGACGAGGGCGTTGGAATGGATCCCGACGATCAAGATCGTATCTTCGAGGTATTCGAGCGTCTCCACGGTCGCGAGGAACATTCCGGCACTGGAATCGGTCTCGCAATCTGTCAGCGCGTCATCGAACGGCATGGCGGCGACATTTGGGTCGACTCCGAACCCGGCGCGGGAACGACGTTCTCATTTACACTTCCCGCGGCACGGAATCCGACGCAGTGA
- a CDS encoding replication factor C large subunit: MDWTEKYRPTTLSEVRGNNKARDKLEEWAETWDEHQKSVIVHGSPGVGKTSAAHALADDMGWPVMELNASDNRQADVIERIAGEASKSGTLTGGEAGRRLVILDEADNFHGNADYGGSREVTRVVKDANQPVVLVANEFYDMSQSLRNACETIEFRDVSKRSIVPVLRDICRREDVEFEETALEKIAESTSGDLRSAVNDLQAVAEEAERLTVDDVVTSERDTTEGIFDFLDALIKEEDAEGALRASYDVDENPDEMLNWIEDNVPKDYAGAELADAYEFLANADRWLGRVRSTQNYSFWRYATDNMTAGVAASRREPKGGWTRYGPPSYWSKLGRSKGTRNTRDSIAERIAEREGASVATARREILPFLSTMTHHCKNRELTIRMAAAYDLDESEVSFVTGSGKDTNKVQSIVEEAEERTAEETVEHSGNAFFEADRSSGDQAATADTDDDGNDQQTLAAAEGDDGSTAEPDSVADDATADEPDEDQSGLSDFL; this comes from the coding sequence ATGGATTGGACCGAGAAGTACCGTCCGACGACGCTGTCGGAGGTACGCGGAAACAACAAGGCCCGCGACAAACTCGAGGAATGGGCCGAGACCTGGGACGAGCACCAAAAGTCGGTGATCGTCCACGGCAGCCCCGGCGTCGGGAAGACCTCCGCTGCCCACGCGTTGGCCGACGACATGGGGTGGCCGGTGATGGAACTCAACGCCAGCGACAACCGCCAGGCGGACGTCATCGAGCGGATCGCCGGCGAGGCCTCCAAGAGCGGCACGCTCACCGGCGGCGAAGCGGGTCGCCGGCTCGTGATCCTAGACGAGGCGGACAACTTCCACGGCAACGCCGACTACGGCGGTTCGCGGGAGGTCACCCGCGTCGTCAAGGACGCCAACCAACCGGTTGTCCTCGTGGCCAACGAGTTCTACGACATGAGCCAGTCGCTCCGGAACGCGTGCGAGACGATCGAGTTCCGCGACGTCTCGAAGCGGTCGATCGTCCCCGTTCTGCGGGACATCTGTCGCCGCGAGGACGTCGAGTTCGAAGAGACGGCCCTCGAAAAGATCGCGGAATCGACCAGCGGCGACCTGCGATCGGCGGTCAACGACCTCCAGGCGGTCGCCGAGGAGGCCGAGCGGCTGACCGTCGACGACGTCGTCACGAGCGAGCGCGACACCACCGAGGGGATCTTCGACTTCCTCGACGCGCTCATCAAGGAGGAAGACGCCGAGGGAGCGCTGCGGGCCTCTTACGACGTCGACGAGAACCCCGACGAGATGCTGAACTGGATCGAGGACAACGTCCCGAAGGACTACGCGGGCGCCGAACTGGCCGACGCCTACGAGTTCCTCGCGAACGCCGACCGCTGGCTCGGCCGGGTGCGCTCGACCCAGAACTACTCGTTCTGGCGGTACGCGACGGACAACATGACCGCCGGGGTCGCGGCCTCCCGACGCGAGCCCAAGGGCGGCTGGACCCGCTACGGGCCGCCGAGCTACTGGTCGAAGCTTGGTCGCAGCAAGGGGACCCGGAACACCCGCGACTCGATCGCCGAGCGCATCGCCGAGCGCGAAGGGGCGAGCGTCGCCACCGCTCGTCGAGAGATCCTCCCGTTCCTCTCGACGATGACCCACCACTGCAAGAACCGCGAACTGACGATCCGCATGGCCGCCGCCTACGATCTCGACGAATCCGAGGTCTCGTTCGTCACCGGCAGCGGGAAAGACACCAACAAGGTCCAGTCGATCGTCGAGGAGGCCGAGGAGCGCACGGCCGAGGAAACGGTCGAGCACTCCGGCAACGCCTTCTTCGAGGCCGACCGCTCGAGCGGCGACCAGGCCGCCACGGCCGACACCGACGATGACGGAAACGACCAGCAGACGCTCGCGGCCGCGGAGGGCGACGACGGCAGTACTGCGGAGCCGGACTCGGTCGCGGACGACGCGACGGCCGACGAACCCGACGAAGACCAATCGGGGCTTAGCGACTTCCTCTGA
- the bioD gene encoding dethiobiotin synthase, with the protein MTATRPIAVVGTGTGVGKTVVTAGLTRLLREAGYEARAIKPAQTGHPLDDDAAFVAAACDDPDAATCPHYLEPALAPRVAAEVTDEPLEYAAIRTACEREIATTPVPIVEGIGGLRVPLADDREVIDLVADLGAAAVVVTRSGLGTLNHTALSIDALEARGIDVVGIVCNEYAGETTAERTNPAELERMTGYAVETVPPLAGDGDEEGTENGTGEREREDDPRELATGVCQALSPAFRDRLPIEND; encoded by the coding sequence ATGACCGCGACTCGGCCGATCGCCGTCGTCGGCACCGGAACCGGCGTCGGGAAGACGGTCGTAACGGCCGGGCTGACGCGACTGCTCCGCGAGGCCGGCTACGAGGCGCGAGCGATCAAACCGGCCCAGACCGGCCATCCGCTCGACGACGACGCGGCGTTCGTCGCCGCAGCCTGCGACGATCCCGACGCTGCGACCTGTCCTCACTACCTCGAACCCGCGCTGGCACCGCGGGTCGCGGCCGAAGTCACCGACGAACCCCTCGAGTACGCGGCAATCCGCACGGCCTGCGAGCGCGAGATCGCGACGACGCCGGTCCCGATCGTCGAGGGGATCGGCGGCCTCCGGGTGCCCCTGGCAGACGACCGCGAGGTGATCGACCTGGTCGCCGATCTCGGGGCCGCGGCGGTCGTAGTCACGCGATCGGGACTCGGGACGCTCAACCATACCGCGCTCTCGATCGACGCGCTCGAGGCCCGCGGAATCGACGTCGTCGGCATCGTCTGCAACGAGTACGCGGGCGAGACGACCGCCGAGCGAACGAACCCGGCCGAACTCGAGCGGATGACCGGCTACGCGGTCGAGACGGTGCCGCCGCTGGCCGGGGACGGGGACGAAGAAGGGACCGAAAACGGAACCGGAGAGCGCGAGCGTGAGGACGACCCGCGCGAACTCGCCACCGGCGTCTGCCAGGCGCTGTCGCCGGCGTTTCGCGATCGACTTCCGATAGAAAACGACTGA